The Myxocyprinus asiaticus isolate MX2 ecotype Aquarium Trade chromosome 46, UBuf_Myxa_2, whole genome shotgun sequence genome includes the window caaatgggtcttccaaatggacaatgaccccaagcatacctccaaagttgtggcaaaatggcttaaggacaacaaagtcaaggtattggagtggccaccacaaaaccatgacctcaatccgatagaaaatttgtgggtagaactgaaaaagcgtgtgcaagcaaggaggcctacaaacctgacacagttacaccagttctgtctggaggaatgggccaaaattccagcaacttattgtgagaagcttgtggaagactacccaaaacatttgacccaagttaaacaatttaaaggcaatgctaccaaatactaacaaagtgtatgtaaacttctgacccactgggaatgtgatgaaagaaataaaagctgaaataaataattctctctactattattctgacatttcacattcttaaaataaagtagtgatcctaattgacctaagacagggattgttttctacgattaaatgtcaggaattgtgaaaaacggagtttaaatgtatttggctaagatgtatgtaaacttctgactttaactgtatatatTTCATACATTCTATAATGGTGGTTTTcaaaaactgacttaaaaaatacttgttaaaatactttctcgtatcccagcttaatatgcagaatcaACTGTAAGACATTTGTAGGTTTATTTCCTCTGTGGTGCTAcgaaaacattgctctatttgtttgagcagcctgtccagcccgacacagcaacattacctcaaccaatggtgcgagtttagggcaggactatttgtttgtttgatcaacagcaaATGAGGCGAGTATTCAGGAAAGCtgcttgaaaacaatgtttatttttaaagtatacactagtggcacagaaattcaGCTTTAAACCTAGTGTTTTTTTCAAAATTCAGTCCATGTCTTTGACTCACCACGTCTTGTTCATTCATCTTGATGGTCATCTTACTGACGGCATCTGTAGCTTTATTGATCATTTTAAGAAAGCCGGCTCCACTCAAGGTCTGGGTGCTCACCGCACGAGGTAactaacacagagagagagagagagagagagagtaaagagAGAGGACCTGGATGGTTCAAATCTTCTCCtttaaaacagacagacagttaaaAGTAGAGACAGACAGCCGTCTCACCTCCTCTTTCTCCAAGAACTCTCTCACATCAGGGTCCTGCAATAGAAACGGGTGACTCACAACTCTCTGCAAATACCTGAAGATACACATATTAAATACTCAATTACACTCACACAAGCATATTACAAATAGTTACACAAGCACAACTTTAATTactaaatatagccgcaagcggcagtcatcggggtccaagcatgTATGGGCAGGACATGGCCAAAATAATTCAATTGGACACAATAGATCCTGTGGATGCAGCTGTTTTTGTGTAGAATTTCTTCCAAAAGATTTTTTATCACAGTTGCAAAATTAGAATTTTATTAGAATGACAACAGAATGACAatagaagatgaagaagaaaaaGGAGAATAGATTTTAGATTGCTGTACAACAGCACATTACAAAAGCATAAGGCTAAGTCAGAGGAATTTCAAGGATTTTTAGTCTTGGCACTCCATCTAGTGGACAAAATCGGTAATACATCCTTGATTTACCATGCATAAATGAGATTATGGATTGCTGGACAATTAAATCAGGAAAAACTGAAATTGtggaaaaacaaacagatttcaaaggGCTCTTCATTTGTTGGATAGCTGTTGCTATTTTTACTGCACAGATATTAAATTACAAGAGCAATAACTCAAAGTCAGAGGATTTAATGGAATTTCTTAACTTCTTGCTCCATCTAGTGGACAAAAGTAGTAGTACATACTTAATCTATCAATTACAGttgaaataaatcatatttttattttctgttgacAAGAGGAAATGTATTAAATTTAGCACATGACCTCAGACTATCGTGGTGTGTATACATTTTAAGTTTTGTCAAGTTTGGACCTTGTGTACACAAATAAAGGCATAGTAGTATTTACAGTTCAAACCCAAAGAATTCATTGACTTATATCTTCTAAacgatttgacatatcaaaaAATATTGGTGCTTGGACCCTTAATAGCAAAATCATTATATTAGTGTAACATGTAACATTTACACCTTGTCCTAATCTAAGTAACGAGCATCAAGCAATTTTTCTGTGCTCAAAAAGCAAGTCTGAACATATTTGATATTTACTTTACAAGCAAcaagatttcactgtgggtggaGTCACCCAGTGCAACAACAAAAACAGATACCAAGCAAACGGTTAGGACAGTGTTAGCTTCAGTGCCGAACCTCTCTAGTGCGGCTCTCCTCCTCTCCACAAACTCTGCCGAAGACGGATCCTCTTTCCCGACTTTCAGTTTAGTCATACCTGCCAAAACAACGCATTTATTCATAATCAGACACTTGACACTAGTTAGGGATGTCCCCATACCagtactggtatcggaatcgagTCCGATACTATGCtaatgtacttgtactcgtgcttgtaaaaatgctccgataacAAAAAACGATATCATCTGCCATAcgaatgtcattccgtaaacattcagcacaaaaatgtaaatacagttATGTCAGTGTGATTTTTAAAACCGCAAAGGCTACGATTTAATGAGATATATGTATAGTTTGCACGTGCTGTGCACTTCAAATGTGAATGCttatgaatgtgtggagccggtgttgtgctgacataaagagctcatatgttttagagatccttggctcatacactgaaaacaccatcatgagcattgcacgcTCTGTTTGCAGCAGATGACAACGAGCAGAgtactaattcactttgtagcatgaggcacatacagactacatatttataattatatagcagtcttttgcagtttaataatcactttgagtcacgtagcaacCGGCTTTTCCAGACTGAGAAGCTACCGCCATAAcagcacagaaacacttcaaaataaaagcttaatttaaaaggaaaaacatatgacagaaataaatcactattgtatagttatgtaatattcactgtaatactactactactactaataataataaatcaatactaattgtattatattcaagcaatatctcacatctgtgatgcagcacattatttgacaaaatataactccaatgttgtattttggattgtgctgtgaggttctctataaaagcacttcattagataaaaataataccatattatgttgaaaatgaattgttatattttcatttgattaaaattttaatgaattaatttaaaaacaccattttgatgataatattgaaataaattgctgatatggaattcagaaaaaaaaaaaaaggcatcgaCTCTGTATTGGTAAGTACCAAACAGGAAGTATCGATActcgtactcattctcaaaaaaatggtatcgggacatccctaataataCCCATGCAACACATCAAAGAATAACACAGTTCTAAAATTGCCCCCACCCAAAATGCTCTTTTCTGGCGGTGGAGGTACGATGTATCCATTCTGCGAGTGTTTCTCAGAGAGCTTTTCGTACAATCCGAGGAAATCACTAAAACGCCTGCGTACTGTAAACGTCTTGCTCCGGAACATCGGTAATGATGTCTGACAAAGAGAATGAGAAAGGACCAAGATTATTAGTATTGATAAAATGTCACTATATGACTGTGAAGAGTCTGTGAAAATCACCTGTGTTGAAACTTTATAGGCCATATATGCATTCATACCGTCACCTgtgaggaacagagagagagagaatcaacctgtataaataaataaaaactgatcaAAGCAAAGCCACAACAAACAGCACTTTGTATGTGCTGGCAGCCTCAAAGTTTTGGATATGTTGCAGGTTCAGTCTCAAGTTGACGATATCCTTTAAATGGTCCTGCTGCAGCTGTGCATTTAAGAATTCTATATATAAATTACCTCAGTTATGACTGGCTAACCTCTTGGCATGTGAAATGAGCAACAATACCCTTGCCATTTGCTCAATGCTAAATAGCTGTTTATATGCAAGCCATATGTTGCTCACGGTTGTGATGTTTATATCATGATGATTTCTGAATAAGCCGTTTTTGTGGCTTCGTATGTTCTGAGCGATCTGAGGAGAGAGTTTTGTATTGTGAACGTTAAAGTTTGTCCACATAGCACCGTTACACTGTTTTCAATAATATcgtctcttaaagggatagttcacccaaaaatgaaaattctttcattattcacATACCCTGAtgcaattccagatgtgtatgactgtctttcttcagcagaacacaaatgaagatttttagaagaagatagagctctgtcagttccttataatgcaagtacacgggtgccagcactttgaaggtccaaaagtcatatttaggcagtataaaagtaatccacacgactcagtCGATCAATGactgtcttctaaagtgaaacgatacatttgtgtaaaaaataaatagataattaaaacgttattaacttttaaaaagcacttccttCCAGCAGCTACCGCATCATGCTGCTGTCACGTGACTAAGCGCATTGGtgagttcacgcgagaattcatAAGCTGCGCttttttacaacagaagaacgaacgtcacgtgAGTGTTCTTCCATTTCAAATAGCATCagagatttaaagttaaaaacgttttaattatggacttgtttcttacataaacctatcgattcgcttcagaagacattcattgattgactggagtcgcatggattacttttatactgcctaaatatgacttttggaccgttaaagtgctggcacccgtgaacttccattataaggacatGACAGAGCCCcatctttttctaaaaatcttaatttgtgttctgctgaagaaagacagtcatacacatctgggatggaatcagGGTaggtgaataatgagagaattttaactttgggtgaactatccctttaaaggaaatgAACCTGCAATTTCTGTACCGAGATCGGAGGTATAACTGCTTGCCTGCTAAATCATATAAACAAAAACCTTCTCTATAACTGACAAAAAGTTACAGTacaccaggggcggactggccatagggagaactgggacttttcccagtgggccggccgcaAAACGGCGCAATATGCCGATTTTGCACACCAAGCTCACCACTGGCTTCGAAACCATTAATcagatactatttttttttacgtttcagGAGTACAGCGATATTTTGAAAaagctgaaacacacacacaaaggagtACAGCACACCATAGTAGATGATGGTCTTACCAACTTTCTCTGGATTTGTGATGGAAATGTTCAAATCAAACTTGTCCTCAGTCTCCTCTTCCTCCAGCTTTATGGAGTGTgaataaaacaggaaaaaagtgaaagaagaggaagagagattgagatattcttctgggATGCATATGAAGGAGGTTTTagcttatttaaaggaataggaaCCGTGAGGTTCTACTTAACAGTTCAAGTTCTAAGCGATTACCTTAACAATAACAATCTTTTTTAGCATTTCAGTGGGTGAGCTATTTGTTAGACTGATTCAAATAACTAATCATTTCAAGACTGATTCTTGAGtcattttgaccaattaattaaaaagaaaagattCAGCTCAAAAAAAGTTGTGAACCGTAAAGAATTCAACAATTCAGGTTCGGATTCCAATTCCACTTTGTGATTCAGGATTAGTGATCAACCGATATGGCTTTTTCAATGGTTCAATGGTTTTTCAATGTAGTGTGCAGAATGGCCGATATAAATAccgataaacataatacaatttaacaaccaCAAATCAGATGTGCACAaattttctaaagtgaaacaaacacttattttacgcaatattttcacaaatttgcacttgcaaagaaaaaaccttgaaaacaaagtgttgactatccattgacaagtatactggtagattttggaactgacacaagggaaagttaacacttctgttaatcggccaagcgaACACGGTTATTGGACGATGCCAGtaatcgcaaaatggccaaatatcagccgtttaatcggcctggccgatatatcggtctatcactttTCACGAACAATTATTTTAGTACTGTTAAGTGATTCAGTGCACAAGTGAATCATTAAGACAAATTTAAATAACTAGAGATTGAGTCACAAGTCATTTTTACagattcattataaagaaaagAATCGGTTAATAACAGTTGTCCATTTGGTATACTGATTGCGATGGATGTTTGCTGGTTCGTCCAACCAGCAAGGAAGAAACAATAAAAAAGTTGTGTTGTcaatgtattatttttgtatacagaCTTAAAGCTCCAAACTCAGGAAACTTTCATTAAAATTGCAATATGGTGTTCCGTCCACATTGACGAAAGAATGCAGATGTTTAAGAACCGTTTATGAAACCGAATATCATAAAAATCATTCAGGTTCagtacatttaaaaatcaaattagTCCTCGATTAACAACCCTACTCATCTCAGGTGAGTTTAGCTCGTGTTTTACCTCCTCCAGGGTTTTGGCCGGAAGTTTACTGGAGCTGCTGCTGGCCACAGTGGCATCTGGAGTCAATACTGGCGGCTTCATGACATCTTTCTTCTTACGTTCATTATGAGGACTGTCCAGCGACAACTCCACTGTGGCTTCTAAACACAGAAAAAGAGAGTGCTTTGCGACAGTTTTGCTCTTTATTATTATCCAAGAACGCAAACCTGCACAATTATAAAGTCATGCCTTCAAGAAACCCTGAAGAAACCTCTTCTGTGAGCACTTAATCCATACCCATATATAAAGGCACTTCCTATCTATTTTGCTTATGTACTACTTTGGTTTACTCTTGAAGTTCCGGTATTGTAGTTTTGTATGATAATTTGCTTGTGcatatttacatatgtaaatcgCTTAGGATAAGAGAGTTTCTTAAACGATTATATGTTAATGTAATGCCTTTAAACCAGACCTTACTGTGCAACACACAAAAGCTTGAAGACACACACATCATGCAATATACATTCCATTAGCAACATAAGTTCAGTCAGCGGGCAAAGGTCACTGAGGAACTTCTTTTCCCTTTCCTGAGCCAACACTGAAAAAGCAAAATCAtcatccaactcctcgagaaacAATGAGTGCCAGTAAAAAGGGTCAACAGCAGTAAAATATTTTTGCTGTGCACAAAAAAGGCCTGCAAAACATGCTCTTCAGGATGTTGGTTTGCTGAAGTCTTTATTTGCATAATATCCATCCTAAACGGTATGCAAGATTAGGTTTAGTGCATGCTGAATCATAGTATGCTGAATGTTGCATGCCAAAGGTGTAATAGTGACGTATATTTCCTATGTATTTTCAGATTATGCATCTGTGTATGCATTTTGGGATTTATATTATTCATAATCCCCATAATAAAGAGATTTGCCAATTATTTTGGCCATTTCTTAATGATCAGATTCAACCAATAACCATGCCGATTAACGTTTGGCAGATAAACAAAAGAGcaaatgtactaacattaaaatacatacaatacaacatATTGTTCTGtttgggtttagggttaggtgtaaGTATAACAGTGTAGCTACAGATccgtactttaaatgtaagtacaatgcaacaaccaGGGTTGGgcgggttacttttgaaatgtattccactacagattacagaatacatgctgtaaaatattatttgtaacgtattctgttagattactcaaggtcagtaacgtattctaaatactttggattacttcttcagcactggtagattttttcacttgttttgactataaaaactctgtcagtacagtaagacaaaatacacatgttaaaaatacattctctgaaaaaccgaaatatcttatgcagtgttgtttctaaaacaagataaatcaaactgatcttgtttgaaggatttttagatatttttacaggaaaacaatacaaaaattatcatcaagaatatgatttttgccctaatatcaaaggtcttactagaaaaaagaaattaggatccaacgtgaattttcttgataaaaaatatgatcatgtctggtaacatgtgcatgtaaaatggatagaaatagcattttagcttagcgtaaagctgacaatttacacaaggtttatttctatttcttctgctccaaacttactttaaacttacttctctgtctgctcgtacgaatgtaacacatcataagaaagtgtttcaccgctgttcaaatgcactttggatcgcatcatttatatggataaatgttttccatctgaaaggactaaatattaaatgaaacaaatgacaataaaatgcaaagtaatctacttcagtaatcaaaatacttttagaatgtaactgtattctaattaccaatgatttaaattgtaactgtagtggaatacagttacttatattttgtattttaacaaAAGTAGTTTTTAGCGCAACAGTTTGAAAAGACTATTGCTGAACAAGTAAGGTAAAGTCagcatatttatagcaacttacctgaataataacacaactAGTTTAATAATGGCACAGAGTTTTGAaggtactgaggtttgttaccgccacattAACAAGAACGCACGTTAACCGGACCAAGCGTTGGCAATATATCAGCCAAGCGCATGAATCGGCCTACACGTAAatttgtaaagtatgtttctggctatGTCTCGCTCTTATCATCAAGTATTACAGGTGAAATGTGTTGTACCTGTGAAGAGATCCTGCTCTTCGGAGTGAATCCCATTGGTCCTGGAGTTGGCGCACGTGGCAGGTTTGGCGACAGGCACCGTTATGGCTTCTTCTGCGAACAGATCCGTGGGGGCAGCTTTAGTTTGAGGTTTGACCTTTATTTCTGATTTCACCTCGGTGAAAATGTCGACTGGTTGTCCACTGAGTGCTGAGGGGAGGGGTTTCTTTGATACAGATTTTAAGGGCTCTTTAAAGAGATCTTCATCATCATTTTCATCACCGAACAGCTCCGAGCTCACCGCTTTCTTGCCGGAAGAAGTTCCGGTACTTTTGCTGGCGTCTTTTGGAGGGTCTTCGAAAGTATCCTTCTGAAGATTTGTGATGTCATTTTTGTGGCCAGGTTTGGTTGATTCACTTATGACATCAGATTTCAGTGGTTCTACGGTGCTGGTACTCAGCGACTCATTCAAAAGATCTGGCACGAGATTTTTGACGTCAGGTGAACTAATAATGTCGGTTTCGTCGTCCAGTAGATCACTGGACATGTCGATGGCCTCGTCGCTACCAGGAGAAGATATCTTGGCATCTATGCTCTTCTGGGGTTCAGAATTAGTGTCGCTTAGAGGATCGCTGAAGATATCTTCTAATGGGTCGCTGAAGATGTCTTTGGGAGGTCCGGTTGTGTCCACCGGCGATGGCGAATCCATCTCAGAGATTGACTAAGAACAGCAGGGAAACGATTATATGGCCAATATcataaatttacaataaacacaaatataaccagctgaaaaattactattacatttaaattacacaGTTCTTTTTGAAACACTAAATTCAGATTGGTCAACGTCATACATTCTGGAGACTTGTGTATCTccagaacaaaaatgggcattTCCCAATCAGTTGGCATTTTCAAACCGGCATGGGTGTTTTTCAACCGCTTTACACAATTTGCCTACATaattagccgcgtttccactatcgggccaaataagggcgtgctagtgcatgcAAGGGCCGGTTGccttcccactgtcacttcctggGCTTCATCGTCCCTCCTCTGGGCTTTGTCGGGGCAAGTGGCCTTTGGctcgccgattaccc containing:
- the LOC127435608 gene encoding sorting nexin-1-like, which gives rise to MAASSERSPPPFPDSEEPDLLEDSDDGADAFTGTSISEMDSPSPVDTTGPPKDIFSDPLEDIFSDPLSDTNSEPQKSIDAKISSPGSDEAIDMSSDLLDDETDIISSPDVKNLVPDLLNESLSTSTVEPLKSDVISESTKPGHKNDITNLQKDTFEDPPKDASKSTGTSSGKKAVSSELFGDENDDEDLFKEPLKSVSKKPLPSALSGQPVDIFTEVKSEIKVKPQTKAAPTDLFAEEAITVPVAKPATCANSRTNGIHSEEQDLFTEATVELSLDSPHNERKKKDVMKPPVLTPDATVASSSSSKLPAKTLEELEEEETEDKFDLNISITNPEKVGDGMNAYMAYKVSTQTSLPMFRSKTFTVRRRFSDFLGLYEKLSEKHSQNGYIVPPPPEKSILGMTKLKVGKEDPSSAEFVERRRAALERYLQRVVSHPFLLQDPDVREFLEKEELPRAVSTQTLSGAGFLKMINKATDAVSKMTIKMNEQDVWFDEKIQDVENEEQQMRKLHVMVESLVNHRKELSGNTAVFAKSVAMLGSSEDNTALSRALSQLAEVEDRIEQLHQEQAANDFFTFSELLADYIRLLGAVRGCFDQRMKAWQRWQDAQNMLQKKREVEAKLLWANKPDKLQQAKDEIVEWEAKVTQYEREFERISATVQKDVIRFDKEKARDFKRQIVKYLESLLHSQQQLMKYWEAFLPEAKAIV